One genomic segment of Ostrinia nubilalis chromosome 20, ilOstNubi1.1, whole genome shotgun sequence includes these proteins:
- the LOC135081832 gene encoding uncharacterized protein LOC135081832 — protein MEEGLKQKIASRGYLKGTITRLLQVCEQDLSSHSIEILEAKRVRLETSFAAYEKLNQEILYLDENDSENVEITESNYFAILTKLDSEIKKKMSTSSMQASKSPHHNLTKLPPVTIQTFNDNSTAKAYQLGRCMEMEPKLEDFLLFIEKQAMALENTEQGHTSNNNKVVVTHMTTAACGYCAHTEPRRGTSRADGVAHASA, from the exons ATGGAGGAAGGATTAAAACAGAAAATTGCTTCGCGAGGTTACCTAAAAGGTACGATCACAAGATTGCTACAAGTTTGTGAACAAGATTTATCTTCACATTCAATCGAAATCTTAGAAGCAAAACGTGTCAGACTTGAAACATCTTTCGCAGCGTACGAAAAGCTCAACCAAGAGATATTGTACTTGGATGAAAATGACAGCGAAAACGTCGAAATAACTGAAAGCAACTATTTCGCTATTCTAACAAAGCTAGActcagaaattaaaaaaaagatgtCAACTTCCTCCATGCAAGCCTCCAAGTCACCTCACCATAATTTAACTAAGTTACCGCCAGTTACAATCCAAACTTTCAATG ATAACTCAACGGCAAAGGCGTACCAACTTGGGCGCTGTATGGAAATGGAGCCCAAACTTGAAGATTTCTTGCTATTCATCGAGAAGCAAGCAATGGCGCTGGAGAATACTGAGCAGGGTCACACTTCCAACAACAACAAGGTGGTGGTGACTCACATGACTACAGCAGCATGCGGATACT GTGCTCATACCGAGCCAAGGAGGGGCACCTCGCGAGCTGACGGCGTTGCCCACGCAAGCGCCTGA